The Borreliella garinii region AAATCTATTAAATCCATACAAATTGTTGCACTTTATATTTTAAAAAGAGAAGAATGAACTTATTTTATTAAAATTTATGCAATCTAAATTCACGCTAAAAACATCAATGGAAATTAAATTTTTAATATCAAACAATTTTAATACTACTTGATAAAAATATTAAATTGTAATATTATTATTTTGAATTTAAATTAATATTTAATAATATAAAGTTATAAGGAGATCATTTTGAAAAATTCTAAATTGAATATTATTAAGCTTAACGTTATTACAGCAATATTAACTTCAATTTGCATATCATGTGCACCTTTTGGCAATGTTAATCCAAACAAACTAAAAAATCCCACTACTTCTAAAACCCCAAAAAAAGTAAAGCGAAGCAACAATTCTAGAAATCTAAAAAACCTAAACAGCCATGCCAATTCAGAAAATTCATCAGAAAATAACAAAAATCTTGAAAATGAATCTCAAAATTCAAAATCTTCAAATCAACATTCTCAAGAAGAAACCACAATCTT contains the following coding sequences:
- a CDS encoding complement regulator-acquiring protein produces the protein MKNSKLNIIKLNVITAILTSICISCAPFGNVNPNKLKNPTTSKTPKKVKRSNNSRNLKNLNSHANSENSSENNKNLENESQNSKSSNQHSQEETTILKSSNQHSQEETTISKLENIGKGLEAQKKEEDIQIAKSYGVQYDFLETFKLQRDDYFMFNAKMKLKRIIYPSLNYDTKKI